One window of Inquilinus sp. Marseille-Q2685 genomic DNA carries:
- a CDS encoding ABC transporter permease, with amino-acid sequence MTRPLSELRLAGPRAAGGALLLALAAFAALGPWLIEADPAGQDLGASLAPAGGDYLLGADHYGRSLLARLAHGARLSFGMAFVTMATAAVPGVLLGLAAAWRGGWVERLADLASTIVLALPGLMLVLLLLAFAPGNFGPLYLGLALTLWVEFYRVTRATAATVLKQPHVEAATLLGFGPAYILRRHVLPAIAPMIGTLAAFAMATAIIAISTLSAISVGLQPPTPELGSMIVELLPYYGEAPVHVLLPAALIVLLVLGLQLVAQRSSR; translated from the coding sequence ATGACCCGCCCTCTCTCCGAACTGCGCCTCGCCGGCCCGCGTGCGGCGGGCGGCGCGCTGCTGCTGGCGCTGGCGGCCTTCGCCGCGCTCGGGCCGTGGCTGATCGAGGCCGATCCGGCGGGGCAGGATCTGGGCGCCAGCCTGGCACCGGCCGGCGGCGACTACCTGCTCGGCGCCGACCATTACGGGCGCAGCCTGCTGGCCCGGCTGGCCCATGGCGCGCGGCTGTCCTTCGGCATGGCGTTCGTGACCATGGCGACGGCGGCCGTTCCCGGCGTCCTGCTCGGCCTCGCCGCCGCCTGGCGCGGCGGCTGGGTGGAGCGGCTGGCCGACCTCGCCTCGACCATCGTCCTCGCCCTGCCCGGGCTGATGCTGGTCCTTCTGCTGCTGGCCTTCGCGCCCGGCAATTTTGGGCCGCTCTATCTCGGCCTCGCGCTGACGCTGTGGGTCGAGTTCTACCGCGTCACCCGCGCCACAGCAGCAACGGTCCTGAAGCAGCCGCATGTCGAGGCGGCGACCCTGCTCGGCTTCGGCCCGGCCTACATCCTCCGCCGCCACGTCCTGCCCGCGATCGCCCCGATGATCGGCACGCTCGCGGCTTTCGCCATGGCGACGGCGATCATCGCCATCTCGACCCTCAGCGCGATCAGCGTCGGCCTGCAGCCGCCGACGCCGGAGCTGGGCAGCATGATCGTCGAGCTGCTGCCCTATTACGGGGAGGCGCCGGTGCATGTGCTGCTGCCCGCCGCCCTGATCGTCCTGCTCGTCCTCGGCCTGCAGCTCGTCGCCCAGAGGAGTTCCCGATGA